A DNA window from Polyangium spumosum contains the following coding sequences:
- a CDS encoding di-heme oxidoredictase family protein, which produces MKRALSFTLVATTLAACALEPTPIPTAQKGSARALGVYTTNLDPDLERQAYDALARDARRREHRFLDAVDPEHLARSIRVEQSDLEAGLHPPEEIFQLGAQLFHATFTPPMGYGGEDRPHLSRFHQGRRGGPDAMRCASCHWRGGPGGAGDAADNSYLAGDGDRQSSALARNPPSLAGAGLVELVAREMSAELAHARASLVAAAKAAGKPARGPLVAKGVDFGELEARPDGGLDGTSLLGVDADLVVKPFGWKGHFASLRDVVEDELNVHHGMQSTWLVAHADPARIGPFGGTDPDGDGVTDEITEGQVTALALFLAMQEVPISDLPEEQDHIVRLGAGEARFQALGCAGCHVPSLSLESAVFTLPSREGGASVSVDLARDAAMPRITPPAEGGSLRVWLYSDLKRHDMGPALAENQADRGVRPGTFLTRPLWGLARSRPYLHDARAPTLEDAILLHGGEAQAARDAFAALSEPERADLRVFLTSLTRARRLSVP; this is translated from the coding sequence ATGAAGCGCGCGCTCTCCTTCACGCTCGTGGCCACCACGCTCGCTGCGTGCGCGCTCGAGCCCACGCCCATCCCGACCGCGCAAAAAGGATCGGCGCGCGCGCTCGGGGTGTACACGACGAACCTCGATCCGGACCTCGAGCGTCAAGCGTACGACGCCCTCGCGCGGGACGCGCGGCGGCGCGAGCACCGCTTCCTCGACGCCGTCGATCCCGAGCACCTCGCTCGCTCGATCCGCGTCGAGCAGTCCGATCTCGAGGCGGGCCTCCATCCGCCCGAGGAGATCTTCCAGCTCGGCGCGCAGCTCTTCCACGCCACGTTCACGCCTCCGATGGGGTACGGCGGCGAGGATCGTCCGCACCTCTCGCGCTTCCACCAGGGCCGCCGCGGCGGGCCGGACGCCATGCGTTGCGCTTCGTGCCACTGGCGCGGCGGTCCCGGCGGCGCGGGCGACGCCGCGGACAACAGCTACCTCGCGGGCGACGGCGATCGGCAGTCGAGCGCGCTCGCGCGGAACCCGCCTTCGCTCGCGGGCGCGGGCCTCGTCGAGCTCGTCGCGCGCGAGATGAGCGCCGAGCTCGCCCACGCGCGTGCGTCGCTCGTCGCGGCGGCGAAGGCCGCGGGCAAACCCGCGCGCGGGCCGCTCGTGGCCAAGGGCGTCGATTTCGGCGAGCTCGAGGCCCGGCCCGACGGCGGCCTCGACGGCACGAGCCTGCTCGGGGTCGACGCCGATCTCGTGGTCAAACCTTTCGGCTGGAAGGGGCATTTCGCCTCGCTGCGCGACGTCGTCGAGGACGAGCTCAACGTCCACCACGGCATGCAATCCACCTGGCTCGTGGCGCACGCGGACCCCGCGCGGATCGGGCCGTTTGGCGGGACGGACCCCGACGGCGACGGCGTCACGGACGAGATCACCGAGGGCCAGGTGACCGCGCTCGCGCTTTTCCTCGCGATGCAGGAGGTGCCAATCTCGGATCTCCCCGAGGAGCAGGACCACATCGTGCGGCTCGGCGCGGGCGAGGCGCGTTTCCAGGCCCTCGGCTGCGCGGGTTGCCATGTCCCGTCGTTATCCCTCGAGAGCGCGGTGTTCACGCTCCCGAGCCGCGAGGGCGGGGCCTCCGTCTCCGTGGATCTCGCGCGGGACGCGGCCATGCCGCGGATCACGCCGCCGGCGGAGGGAGGCTCGCTGCGGGTCTGGCTCTACAGCGATCTCAAGCGGCACGACATGGGCCCTGCGCTCGCGGAGAACCAGGCGGATCGGGGGGTTCGTCCGGGCACCTTCCTGACCCGCCCGCTCTGGGGCCTCGCGCGGAGCCGCCCCTACCTGCACGACGCCCGCGCCCCGACCCTCGAGGATGCGATCCTGCTCCACGGCGGCGAGGCGCAGGCCGCGCGGGACGCGTTCGCCGCGCTCTCGGAGCCCGAGCGCGCCGACCTCCGCGTCTTCCTCACCTCGCTCACCCGGGCTCGCCGGCTCTCGGTTCCATGA
- a CDS encoding AAA family ATPase produces the protein MSGEHDQDAPSVPHGEGGEPAEATTPRLRLRSLKVHAFRDVRPGTELRFGDGFHLILGKNGSGKSTLVELLAAMSTLSFRRPFFAETPFHVEASFAVGEIALHAKIRRTFETDVVLPLGGPTTHEAAEVLIRVEQRDPSLCYWIQARTGKGLGVFTKDPENGPATPVHELAWADDPLDLSVALPLLSAAFIKNADTPAFDHPAIPTALARVFDYPGTTAPFDEALGALRAMVGGGLTVLLSSKVQSHPWLPPPLHFEGKGEPISLPLSLHPLLKSVIEQLGFDDAKAYFGPGASTDSGWRYSSPSFQFFRGGKPVRRHDQLSFGQQRLFSFAWYLACNPDVAIADELVNGLHSDWIDWCVNVLRDRQSFLTSQNPILVDTVPFESEEDIKRGIILCESVHDAQSDTNELRWRQLDDRESELISRALQQSRFDLLSDLLHALDLW, from the coding sequence ATGAGCGGCGAGCACGACCAGGATGCGCCTTCTGTCCCGCACGGCGAAGGTGGCGAGCCCGCGGAGGCGACCACGCCGAGGCTGCGGCTGCGGTCGCTCAAGGTGCATGCGTTCCGCGACGTGCGACCGGGGACGGAGCTCCGGTTCGGGGACGGTTTCCACCTGATCCTCGGCAAGAACGGATCGGGAAAAAGCACGCTCGTGGAGCTGCTCGCCGCGATGTCGACGCTAAGTTTTCGTCGACCCTTCTTCGCGGAGACGCCGTTCCACGTGGAGGCGTCCTTTGCGGTCGGTGAAATCGCTCTTCATGCGAAGATCCGTCGAACTTTCGAGACGGATGTCGTCCTCCCGTTGGGGGGCCCCACGACACACGAAGCAGCGGAGGTCTTGATTCGTGTCGAGCAACGAGACCCTTCGCTCTGCTATTGGATACAAGCGCGCACCGGCAAGGGTCTCGGTGTCTTCACGAAGGACCCGGAAAACGGACCTGCAACACCGGTCCACGAACTTGCCTGGGCAGACGATCCCCTCGACTTGTCAGTCGCGCTGCCCTTGTTGAGCGCTGCGTTCATAAAAAACGCCGACACACCCGCATTCGACCATCCGGCAATCCCCACCGCCCTCGCCCGGGTGTTCGACTATCCTGGCACCACTGCCCCGTTCGATGAGGCGCTCGGCGCGCTCCGCGCGATGGTGGGCGGTGGCTTGACCGTCCTGCTGAGCTCCAAGGTTCAATCGCACCCATGGCTTCCTCCTCCTCTGCATTTCGAGGGCAAGGGCGAACCGATCTCGCTTCCGTTGTCGCTCCACCCGCTGCTGAAGTCAGTCATCGAGCAACTCGGCTTCGATGACGCGAAAGCATACTTCGGCCCGGGCGCGTCCACGGACTCCGGGTGGCGTTACTCCTCGCCCTCCTTCCAGTTCTTCCGCGGGGGTAAACCCGTGCGGCGGCACGACCAGCTCTCCTTCGGCCAGCAACGACTCTTCTCGTTCGCCTGGTACCTGGCATGCAACCCCGATGTCGCGATCGCCGACGAGCTCGTCAACGGCCTCCACTCCGATTGGATCGACTGGTGCGTGAACGTGCTTCGCGATCGGCAAAGCTTCCTCACCAGCCAGAACCCGATCCTCGTGGACACCGTACCGTTCGAATCCGAGGAGGACATCAAGCGCGGTATCATCCTCTGCGAGTCCGTTCACGACGCCCAGAGCGATACGAACGAGCTCCGCTGGCGACAGCTCGACGATCGCGAGTCCGAGCTCATCTCCCGTGCGCTCCAGCAATCACGCTTCGATCTCCTATCGGACCTCCTGCATGCGCTCGACCTGTGGTGA
- a CDS encoding aspartate-semialdehyde dehydrogenase — protein MSCVVAVVGATGVVGREMLRTLEHRRFPATEVRALASARSVGSRVPFRGGELEVKLACAEAFDGVDIALFSAGAAASRELAPLAALRGAVVIDNSSAWRADPACPLVVPEVNMDAAKDRPKGIIANPNCSTIQMVVALGPLHAAARLKHIVVSTYQAASGKGHAAMDELITQTRELASGAEPTANVFPGSLAGNLLMDWKSGSLPDWSEEELKMVHETRKILGDASIGVTPTTVRVPVVTGHSEAVHAQFHRPMTASEARDLLRRAPGVRLFDEPYAPGRHPQPREAAGTDEVYVGRVRDDLAVPGALNLWIVADNLRKGAALNAVQIAERLVGG, from the coding sequence ATGTCGTGTGTCGTTGCTGTCGTGGGCGCCACGGGCGTGGTGGGGCGGGAGATGTTGCGGACCCTGGAGCATCGGCGCTTCCCCGCGACCGAAGTGCGCGCCCTCGCGTCGGCGCGCAGCGTGGGGAGCCGCGTGCCGTTCCGGGGCGGCGAGCTCGAGGTGAAGCTCGCCTGCGCGGAGGCCTTCGACGGCGTGGACATCGCGCTCTTCAGCGCGGGGGCCGCGGCCTCGCGTGAGCTCGCGCCGCTCGCGGCTCTGCGTGGCGCCGTGGTCATCGACAACTCGAGCGCGTGGCGCGCCGATCCCGCGTGTCCCCTCGTCGTGCCCGAGGTGAACATGGACGCCGCGAAGGACCGCCCGAAGGGCATCATCGCGAACCCGAACTGCAGCACGATCCAGATGGTCGTCGCGCTCGGCCCGCTGCACGCCGCCGCGCGGCTCAAGCACATCGTCGTCTCGACGTACCAGGCCGCGAGCGGCAAGGGCCACGCGGCGATGGACGAGCTCATCACGCAGACGCGCGAGCTCGCCTCGGGCGCCGAGCCCACGGCGAACGTCTTTCCGGGCTCCCTCGCGGGCAACCTCCTCATGGACTGGAAGAGCGGGAGCCTGCCCGACTGGTCGGAGGAGGAGCTCAAGATGGTGCACGAGACGCGCAAGATCCTGGGCGACGCATCGATCGGCGTGACGCCGACGACGGTGCGTGTCCCGGTCGTCACGGGCCACAGCGAGGCCGTACACGCGCAGTTCCACCGTCCGATGACGGCGAGCGAGGCGCGCGACCTCTTGCGCCGCGCGCCGGGTGTGCGGCTCTTCGACGAGCCCTACGCGCCGGGCCGGCACCCGCAGCCGCGCGAGGCGGCGGGCACGGACGAGGTCTACGTGGGCCGCGTGCGCGACGACCTGGCGGTGCCGGGGGCGCTGAACCTGTGGATCGTCGCGGACAACCTGCGGAAGGGCGCGGCGTTGAATGCGGTGCAGATCGCGGAGCGGCTCGTGGGCGGCTGA
- a CDS encoding class I SAM-dependent methyltransferase, translated as MRLHPLLVILALPLLAGCGGASATQPAPKTAEPAGGAHAHGGHHGHHGHHGHGGPLVHRFEKAEDWAKEFDDPARDAWQKPDEVVAALRLSPGMTVADLGAGTGYFEPHLARGVGPSGKVLALDVEADMVRYLRERAAKEKLDNVEARQVGLADPGLGQGTVDRVLIVDVWHHIDGRKDYAAKVRDGLKPGGLLVIVDFTMEATKGPPKEHRITPEAMIAELASAGLEAEVVPETLPDQYIVVAKKP; from the coding sequence ATGCGACTTCATCCTCTCCTCGTGATCCTCGCGCTCCCTCTGCTCGCCGGCTGCGGCGGCGCGAGCGCCACGCAACCCGCCCCCAAGACGGCCGAGCCCGCGGGAGGCGCCCACGCGCACGGCGGCCATCACGGCCATCACGGCCATCACGGGCACGGCGGGCCGCTCGTGCATCGCTTCGAGAAGGCCGAGGACTGGGCCAAGGAGTTCGACGATCCGGCGCGTGACGCCTGGCAGAAGCCGGACGAGGTCGTCGCGGCGCTGCGCCTCTCGCCCGGCATGACCGTCGCGGATCTCGGCGCGGGCACGGGGTACTTCGAGCCGCACCTCGCGCGTGGCGTGGGCCCGAGCGGCAAGGTGCTCGCCCTCGACGTCGAGGCCGACATGGTCCGTTACCTGCGCGAGCGCGCCGCGAAGGAGAAGCTCGACAACGTGGAGGCGCGTCAGGTCGGGCTCGCCGATCCGGGCCTCGGCCAGGGCACCGTCGATCGTGTGCTCATCGTCGACGTCTGGCACCACATCGACGGACGAAAGGACTACGCCGCGAAGGTGCGCGACGGCCTGAAGCCCGGCGGCCTGCTCGTCATCGTCGACTTCACGATGGAGGCCACGAAGGGCCCGCCGAAGGAGCACCGCATCACGCCCGAGGCCATGATCGCCGAGCTCGCGTCCGCGGGCCTCGAAGCCGAGGTCGTCCCGGAGACCTTGCCCGATCAGTACATCGTGGTCGCGAAGAAGCCCTGA
- the tsaA gene encoding tRNA (N6-threonylcarbamoyladenosine(37)-N6)-methyltransferase TrmO, with amino-acid sequence MVYAWGLRSDKPSYAPKPPITLLRPDDPRLSPISLTPIGILRTPFPDRVSTPRQPHASEGAEGRIELAAGRGLEHAVSDLEGWEFLWVVFLFHLNKGWRPKVLPPRSAGKRRGVLATRSPHRPNPIGLSLVRLVSVESLVIHVRDVDMIDESPVLDIKPYIPYAEARPGARTGWLEPLAAPDEHAGEAPADPEPGFSVTWSAHASTQAAYLRDEHGIDLVAPVDRTLRLGPQPHPYRRIRALPDGTLRLAYKDFRVRFRVDRRDVTILSIGTGYRERDLALSDDPAVDVHRAFVARFGREDGESRC; translated from the coding sequence GTGGTCTACGCTTGGGGGCTACGCTCGGACAAGCCGAGCTACGCCCCCAAACCCCCCATCACATTGCTACGACCCGACGATCCCCGCCTCAGCCCGATTTCGCTCACGCCGATCGGGATCCTGCGCACGCCGTTCCCCGATCGCGTGAGCACGCCGCGCCAGCCGCACGCCTCGGAGGGCGCGGAGGGCCGCATCGAGCTCGCCGCCGGCCGCGGCCTCGAGCACGCGGTGAGTGATCTCGAAGGCTGGGAGTTCCTCTGGGTCGTCTTCCTCTTCCACCTCAACAAAGGCTGGAGGCCGAAGGTCCTGCCCCCGCGCAGCGCCGGCAAACGCCGCGGCGTCCTCGCCACGCGATCGCCCCATCGGCCGAACCCCATCGGCCTCTCGCTCGTGCGCCTCGTCTCCGTCGAGAGCCTCGTGATCCACGTTCGCGACGTGGACATGATCGACGAGAGCCCCGTGCTCGACATCAAGCCCTACATCCCTTACGCGGAGGCGCGGCCCGGCGCGCGCACGGGCTGGCTCGAGCCACTCGCGGCCCCGGACGAGCACGCGGGCGAGGCGCCGGCGGATCCCGAGCCAGGTTTCTCCGTCACCTGGAGCGCGCACGCCTCCACGCAGGCCGCGTATCTCCGCGACGAACACGGGATCGATCTCGTCGCGCCCGTCGATCGGACGCTGCGCCTCGGCCCGCAGCCGCACCCGTACCGCCGCATCCGCGCCCTGCCCGACGGCACGCTGCGCCTCGCGTACAAGGACTTCCGCGTCCGGTTCCGCGTCGATCGCCGCGACGTCACGATCCTGTCGATCGGGACGGGCTACCGCGAGCGCGATCTCGCGCTCTCCGACGATCCTGCCGTCGACGTGCATCGCGCGTTCGTCGCGCGGTTCGGCCGGGAGGATGGGGAGTCGAGGTGCTAG